From the genome of Motilibacter peucedani, one region includes:
- a CDS encoding class I SAM-dependent methyltransferase — protein MAIDEQELHAYLGRFVVDLGATVQAATVLIGDRLGLYRALAELGPSTPAELAARTGTAERYVAEWLRAQVAGGYVSWDGEAERFHLDEIQAFTLVSEDNPFFLPGAFQLAAAAARDEPAVAEAFRTGEGVGWHEHNTDVFVGCERFFRPGYSANLVSSWLPACDGVVEKLTAGGRVADIGCGLGASTRMMAAAFPASRVTGFDYHDESIARASKQTAEEGLQAQVDFEVAAAADYPGTGYDLVTSFDSLHDMGDPVGAARHVLQSLAPEGTWLVVEPAAGDRFEDNLNPVGRAYYSFSTLLCVPNSLSQEVGLALGAQAGEAAIRGVMEAAGFTRFRRVAETPFNLVFEVRP, from the coding sequence ATGGCCATCGACGAGCAGGAGCTCCACGCCTACCTCGGCCGTTTCGTCGTCGACCTCGGCGCGACCGTGCAGGCGGCCACCGTGCTCATCGGCGACCGGCTCGGGCTCTACCGCGCCCTCGCCGAGCTCGGCCCGAGCACGCCGGCCGAGCTCGCCGCCCGCACGGGCACCGCCGAGCGCTACGTCGCCGAGTGGCTGCGCGCGCAGGTCGCCGGCGGCTACGTGTCGTGGGACGGGGAGGCCGAGCGCTTCCACCTCGACGAGATCCAGGCGTTCACGCTGGTGTCCGAGGACAACCCGTTCTTCCTGCCCGGCGCCTTCCAGCTCGCCGCGGCCGCGGCCCGTGACGAACCTGCTGTGGCCGAGGCGTTCCGCACCGGTGAGGGCGTCGGCTGGCACGAGCACAACACCGACGTCTTCGTCGGCTGCGAGCGCTTCTTCCGGCCGGGCTACTCCGCGAACCTCGTCAGCAGCTGGCTCCCGGCGTGCGACGGCGTCGTCGAGAAGCTCACCGCGGGCGGCCGCGTCGCGGACATCGGCTGCGGGCTCGGGGCCTCGACCCGCATGATGGCCGCCGCCTTCCCCGCCTCGCGCGTCACCGGTTTCGACTACCACGACGAGTCGATCGCCCGCGCGAGCAAGCAGACGGCCGAGGAGGGGCTGCAGGCGCAGGTCGACTTCGAGGTCGCCGCGGCGGCGGACTACCCGGGCACGGGCTACGACCTGGTCACCTCGTTCGACTCGCTGCACGACATGGGCGACCCCGTCGGCGCCGCCCGGCACGTGCTGCAGAGCCTGGCGCCCGAGGGCACGTGGCTCGTGGTCGAGCCCGCCGCCGGCGACCGGTTCGAGGACAACCTCAACCCCGTGGGCCGCGCCTACTACAGCTTCTCGACGCTGCTGTGCGTGCCGAACTCGCTCTCGCAGGAGGTGGGGCTCGCGCTCGGCGCCCAGGCCGGCGAGGCGGCGATCCGCGGGGTCATGGAGGCCGCGGGCTTCACCCGCTTCCGCCGGGTCGCCGAGACGCCGTTCAACCTGGTCTTCGAGGTCCGCCCCTGA
- a CDS encoding phospho-sugar mutase yields the protein MSELPATSDESQAGDQQRMPDATRNAPDRQPEPREHRHSEDTVDVTDLAQAWLSEDPDPVTRAELQALLAAPDPVAALSDRFQGSLEFGTAGLRGEVGVGPNRMNRLVVTRATAGLVAYLRLHGGRSVVIGYDARNRSADFARDAASVVAGAGLEALLLPGPLPTPVLAFAVRHLGASAGVMVTASHNPAADNGYKVYLGDGSLIVPPADVEISREIKAVGPYFSIPRAETWTTLGDDVVDAYVARAVSVLDPATPRDLVTVYTPMHGVGGAVSARAVAAAGFPAPQVVSAQAEPDPEFPTVSFPNPEEPGALDLLLELAREHSADLAVANDPDADRLAVAVPDRNGTWRALTGDELGALLATHLLRRGRVEGGSLASSLVSSSLLGTIAAAAGVGYSSTLTGFKWISKVPALRFGYEEALGYCVDPEGVKDKDGISATLVALEMAAVAKAAGRTLLDELDDLYRAHGVHLTGQVSLRFTDLSRIGAAVERLRAEPPESLGGLTVTGVDDLSRGVDGLPPTDGLRFRLQDGARVIVRPSGTEPKVKAYLEVVRPVEGDDVAAAVAAATEVRSRLADGVRALLA from the coding sequence GTGAGCGAGCTGCCCGCCACCTCCGACGAGTCGCAGGCCGGCGACCAGCAGCGCATGCCCGACGCGACGCGCAACGCGCCCGACCGCCAGCCCGAGCCGCGCGAGCACCGGCACTCCGAGGACACCGTCGACGTCACCGACCTCGCGCAGGCGTGGCTGTCGGAGGACCCCGACCCGGTCACCCGCGCCGAGCTGCAGGCGCTGCTCGCGGCGCCGGACCCCGTGGCCGCGCTCAGCGACCGGTTCCAGGGCAGCCTCGAGTTCGGCACCGCCGGGCTGCGTGGCGAGGTCGGCGTCGGCCCGAACCGCATGAACCGGCTCGTGGTCACCCGCGCCACCGCCGGCCTGGTCGCCTACCTCCGGCTGCACGGCGGGCGCAGCGTGGTCATCGGCTACGACGCGCGCAACCGCTCCGCCGACTTCGCCCGCGACGCCGCGTCGGTGGTCGCAGGTGCCGGCCTCGAGGCGCTGCTGCTGCCCGGCCCGCTGCCGACGCCGGTGCTCGCCTTCGCCGTGCGCCACCTCGGCGCCTCGGCCGGCGTGATGGTCACGGCCTCGCACAACCCGGCCGCCGACAACGGCTACAAGGTCTACCTCGGCGACGGCTCGCTCATCGTGCCTCCCGCCGACGTCGAGATCAGCCGCGAGATCAAGGCCGTGGGACCGTACTTCTCGATCCCCCGCGCGGAGACCTGGACGACGCTGGGTGACGACGTGGTCGACGCCTACGTCGCCCGTGCGGTCTCGGTGCTCGACCCGGCCACCCCGCGCGACCTCGTCACCGTCTACACGCCCATGCACGGCGTGGGCGGCGCGGTGTCCGCGCGAGCCGTCGCGGCCGCCGGCTTCCCGGCGCCGCAGGTGGTCTCAGCCCAGGCCGAGCCCGACCCGGAGTTCCCGACGGTGTCGTTCCCCAACCCCGAGGAGCCGGGCGCGCTCGACCTGCTGCTCGAGCTGGCGCGCGAGCACTCCGCCGACCTCGCGGTAGCCAACGACCCCGACGCCGACCGGCTCGCCGTCGCCGTGCCCGACCGCAACGGCACCTGGCGGGCGCTCACCGGCGACGAGCTCGGAGCCCTGCTCGCCACGCACCTGCTGCGCCGGGGGCGCGTCGAGGGCGGGTCGCTCGCCTCGTCGCTCGTGTCCTCCTCGCTGCTCGGCACCATCGCCGCGGCAGCGGGTGTCGGCTACTCGTCGACGCTCACCGGCTTCAAGTGGATCTCGAAGGTGCCGGCCCTGCGCTTCGGCTACGAGGAGGCGCTGGGCTACTGCGTCGACCCCGAGGGCGTGAAGGACAAGGACGGCATCAGCGCCACCCTGGTGGCGCTCGAGATGGCGGCTGTCGCCAAGGCGGCCGGACGGACCCTGCTCGACGAGCTCGACGACCTCTACCGCGCGCACGGGGTGCACCTGACCGGGCAGGTCTCGCTGCGCTTCACCGACCTCTCGCGCATCGGCGCGGCGGTGGAGCGGCTGCGGGCCGAGCCGCCGGAGTCGCTGGGCGGGCTCACGGTCACCGGCGTCGACGACCTCTCGCGTGGCGTAGACGGGCTTCCGCCCACCGACGGGCTGCGCTTCCGGCTCCAGGACGGCGCCCGCGTCATCGTGCGCCCGTCCGGCACCGAGCCGAAGGTGAAGGCCTACCTCGAGGTGGTGCGCCCGGTCGAGGGCGACGACGTGGCGGCCGCCGTGGCCGCCGCGACCGAGGTGCGGTCGCGGCTGGCCGACGGCGTACGCGCGCTGCTCGCCTGA
- a CDS encoding type 1 glutamine amidotransferase domain-containing protein produces MATNTLQGKTIAFLVANEGIEQVELTEPWKAVQEAGGTPRLVAPEAGEAQAFNHLDKGDTFPVDVMVADADPSSFDGLVLPGGVANPDTLRTQPDAVAFAKAFVDAGKPVAVICHGPWTLVESGAVSGRTLTSWPSLQTDVRNAGGTWVDEEVHVDESGPGVLISSRKPDDLEAFSRTIVERF; encoded by the coding sequence ATGGCAACGAACACGCTGCAGGGCAAGACGATCGCGTTCCTCGTCGCGAACGAGGGCATCGAGCAGGTCGAGCTGACCGAGCCGTGGAAGGCGGTGCAGGAGGCGGGCGGCACGCCGCGGCTCGTCGCGCCGGAGGCCGGCGAGGCGCAGGCGTTCAACCACCTCGACAAGGGTGACACGTTCCCTGTCGACGTCATGGTCGCCGACGCCGACCCGTCCTCGTTCGACGGCCTGGTCCTCCCGGGCGGCGTCGCGAACCCCGACACCCTGCGCACCCAGCCCGACGCCGTCGCGTTCGCCAAGGCGTTCGTCGACGCGGGCAAGCCGGTCGCCGTCATCTGCCACGGGCCGTGGACGCTGGTCGAGTCCGGCGCCGTGAGCGGGCGCACGCTGACCTCGTGGCCCAGCCTGCAGACCGACGTCCGCAACGCCGGCGGCACCTGGGTCGACGAGGAGGTCCACGTCGACGAGTCCGGCCCGGGCGTGCTCATCTCGAGCCGCAAGCCCGACGACCTCGAGGCGTTCAGCCGCACGATCGTCGAGCGCTTCTAG
- a CDS encoding GNAT family N-acetyltransferase, producing the protein MTGRPVAVSAVRLRALAPADVATLDAWSADPGHFTEFADFGMPARSHAALLARAELEGGYGFLVVEVDGQLAGSVSWQSVAYGPNPESRAWNIGIGLDLAFRGRGAGTRAQRLLADMLFATTDAGRVEASTDVENLAEQRALEKAGFTREGVLRSAQWRGGAWHDLVSYARLRTDPR; encoded by the coding sequence GTGACCGGTCGTCCGGTCGCGGTCTCAGCCGTACGCCTGCGCGCCCTCGCGCCCGCCGACGTCGCGACGCTCGACGCGTGGAGCGCCGACCCCGGCCACTTCACCGAGTTCGCCGACTTCGGCATGCCCGCCCGCTCGCACGCCGCCCTGCTGGCGCGGGCGGAGCTCGAGGGCGGCTACGGCTTCCTGGTGGTCGAGGTCGACGGGCAGCTGGCCGGGTCGGTGTCGTGGCAGTCGGTCGCCTACGGGCCCAACCCCGAGTCGCGGGCCTGGAACATCGGCATCGGGCTCGACCTGGCGTTCCGCGGTCGTGGCGCCGGGACCCGGGCCCAGCGGCTGCTAGCCGACATGCTGTTCGCCACCACCGACGCGGGCCGGGTCGAGGCCTCCACCGACGTGGAGAACCTCGCGGAGCAGCGCGCGCTCGAGAAGGCCGGGTTCACGCGCGAGGGAGTGCTCCGCTCGGCGCAGTGGCGCGGCGGCGCGTGGCACGACCTGGTGTCCTACGCGCGCCTGCGCACCGACCCGCGCTGA
- a CDS encoding purine-nucleoside phosphorylase encodes MTDASAPHPADPYAAASAAAERLREITGVQTHDVALVLGSGWVPAVDGLVAGDDELVADLAVTDLPGFAPPAVAGHAGRVRSLRVGSTHVLAFLGRTHLYEGRGVDAVVHGVRTATAAGARTVVLTNGCGGLRPEYSAGQPVLIRDHINLTATSPLKGARFVDLTDLYSTRLRELAKGLDPSLEEGVYVQLPGPHYETPAEIGMVRAIGGDLVGMSTTLEAIAAREAGAEVLGISLVTNLAAGMTGEPLDHAEVLAAGNEAAGRMGGLLGALVAAL; translated from the coding sequence GTGACCGACGCCTCCGCGCCCCACCCGGCCGACCCGTACGCCGCCGCCTCCGCAGCCGCCGAGCGGCTGCGGGAGATCACGGGGGTGCAGACCCACGACGTCGCCCTCGTGCTCGGCTCGGGCTGGGTGCCCGCCGTCGACGGGCTCGTCGCCGGCGACGACGAGCTGGTGGCCGACCTCGCGGTCACCGACCTGCCCGGCTTCGCGCCGCCGGCCGTCGCCGGCCACGCCGGCCGGGTCCGGTCGCTGCGCGTCGGCAGCACGCACGTGCTGGCCTTCCTCGGCCGCACCCACCTCTACGAGGGCCGCGGGGTCGACGCGGTGGTGCACGGCGTACGCACCGCGACCGCCGCCGGCGCCCGCACCGTCGTGCTCACCAACGGCTGCGGCGGCCTGCGTCCGGAGTACTCCGCCGGGCAGCCGGTGCTGATCCGCGACCACATCAACCTGACGGCCACCTCGCCGCTGAAGGGCGCGCGGTTCGTCGACCTCACCGACCTCTACTCGACGCGGCTGCGCGAGCTGGCGAAGGGGCTCGACCCGAGCCTCGAGGAGGGCGTCTACGTGCAACTGCCCGGCCCGCACTACGAGACGCCGGCCGAGATCGGCATGGTCCGCGCGATCGGCGGTGACCTCGTCGGGATGTCGACCACGCTCGAGGCGATCGCGGCCCGGGAGGCGGGAGCGGAGGTCCTCGGCATCTCGCTGGTCACCAACCTGGCGGCCGGCATGACCGGCGAGCCGCTCGACCACGCCGAGGTGCTCGCCGCCGGCAACGAGGCAGCGGGCCGCATGGGCGGGCTGCTCGGCGCACTGGTGGCCGCGCTGTGA